A single window of Pseudarthrobacter psychrotolerans DNA harbors:
- a CDS encoding isochorismatase family protein gives MSRALIIVDVQNDFCEGGSLAVAGGADVAGAISEYVDAHHNEFDHIIATQDWHIDPGAHFSDTPDLKDSWPRHCVAGTRGAELHPDLDTEYIQAYFQKGQFTAAYSGFEGLLAPEDAVPTGERQPGAMPADAAAYAPADNAIGLDDWLQSHDVEDVVVVGMATDYCVMATSLDAVQAGYSVTVIRSLTAGIAEDLEDAVAEMELGGVEVA, from the coding sequence ATGTCCCGCGCCCTGATCATCGTTGACGTCCAGAACGACTTCTGCGAGGGCGGCTCCCTGGCCGTGGCCGGCGGTGCCGATGTTGCCGGCGCCATCAGCGAGTACGTGGACGCCCATCACAACGAGTTCGACCACATTATTGCCACGCAGGACTGGCATATCGATCCCGGCGCGCATTTTTCCGACACGCCCGATCTCAAGGACAGCTGGCCACGGCACTGCGTCGCCGGCACACGCGGGGCCGAACTCCATCCGGACCTGGACACCGAATACATCCAGGCCTACTTCCAGAAGGGCCAGTTCACCGCGGCGTATTCCGGCTTTGAGGGCCTGCTGGCCCCTGAGGATGCCGTCCCCACCGGGGAACGCCAGCCTGGTGCCATGCCCGCCGACGCAGCTGCCTACGCACCCGCGGACAACGCCATCGGACTGGACGACTGGCTGCAAAGCCACGACGTGGAGGACGTAGTGGTGGTGGGGATGGCCACGGATTACTGCGTCATGGCCACCTCGCTGGACGCGGTCCAGGCCGGCTACTCCGTCACGGTCATCCGGTCTCTCACGGCCGGCATCGCCGAGGACCTGGAGGATGCCGTCGCTGAAATGGAGCTCGGCGGCGTCGAAGTCGCCTGA
- a CDS encoding DUF3039 domain-containing protein, whose translation MDAMTSMTDPLENDPMRELSGAGTSTATIEREELRQEVEPGDRERFSHYVRKEKIMESALTGDPVIALCGKVWTPGRDPQKFPVCPMCKEVYEGLRPGNDGGKGPGGDSGNNK comes from the coding sequence ATGGATGCCATGACTAGCATGACGGACCCTCTCGAAAACGACCCGATGCGCGAGCTTTCCGGGGCTGGAACGTCCACGGCGACCATCGAGCGCGAAGAGTTGCGCCAGGAAGTGGAGCCCGGTGACCGGGAACGCTTCTCGCACTACGTGCGCAAGGAAAAAATCATGGAATCCGCGCTGACGGGTGATCCGGTCATTGCCCTCTGCGGCAAAGTGTGGACGCCGGGCCGGGATCCGCAGAAGTTCCCGGTGTGCCCCATGTGCAAAGAGGTTTATGAGGGCCTCCGCCCGGGCAACGACGGCGGCAAGGGTCCCGGAGGGGACTCGGGCAACAACAAATAG
- the nagB gene encoding glucosamine-6-phosphate deaminase yields MEVVILQGSKKIGRLAADAIEALLRRKPAAVLGLATGSSPLPVYDELAARHRRDGLDFSSAHAFALDEYVGLAHGHPESYREVIRREFTSRVNITEGNVHTPDGAAEDLAAACSAYEDAMRAAGGVDLQLLGVGTDGHIGFNEPGSSLASRTRIKTLIEQTRRDNARFFAGLAEVPHHVVTQGLGTILEARHVVLIATGAQKAPAVRDFVEGPVAAICPASVLQFHPHATVLVDEAAASSLKLADFYRHTYDHKPAWQGL; encoded by the coding sequence ATGGAAGTTGTCATCCTCCAGGGCAGCAAGAAGATCGGACGGCTCGCCGCCGACGCCATCGAGGCCCTGCTCCGGCGCAAGCCCGCCGCTGTGCTGGGCCTCGCCACCGGGTCATCGCCGCTGCCGGTCTACGACGAGCTGGCGGCACGGCACCGGCGTGACGGGCTGGACTTCAGCAGTGCCCACGCCTTTGCCCTGGATGAGTACGTGGGGCTCGCCCACGGGCATCCGGAGTCCTACCGGGAAGTCATCCGGCGGGAATTCACCAGCCGGGTCAACATCACCGAAGGCAACGTCCATACGCCTGACGGTGCGGCTGAGGACCTGGCCGCGGCCTGCAGCGCCTACGAAGATGCCATGCGGGCGGCGGGCGGCGTGGACCTGCAGCTCCTGGGCGTAGGTACGGATGGCCACATCGGCTTCAACGAGCCCGGGTCCTCGCTCGCATCCCGGACCCGTATCAAAACGCTGATCGAGCAGACCCGCCGGGACAATGCCCGGTTCTTCGCCGGCCTGGCAGAGGTGCCGCACCATGTGGTGACCCAGGGGCTGGGCACCATTCTCGAGGCCAGGCACGTTGTCCTGATCGCTACCGGGGCGCAGAAGGCACCGGCCGTCCGCGACTTCGTGGAAGGGCCCGTCGCGGCCATCTGCCCGGCCTCGGTCCTCCAGTTCCACCCGCACGCCACCGTCCTGGTGGATGAGGCCGCGGCGTCGTCGCTGAAGCTCGCCGACTTCTACCGGCATACCTACGATCACAAGCCTGCGTGGCAGGGTCTGTAA
- a CDS encoding transporter has product MVAHLLRLKLTLLRNGLRRGPMQLVGLAIGGLYALGIVGALVVALVLLRRADPELAHTAVVLGGSAALLGWGIIPVAVAAVDMTLDPARFTTFAVPMRQLLTGLALGGLIGIPGLATGLVSLATVWTFSRGPFATVAALAGAAIGVLSCIVLSKVVTTGTASLASSRRFKDVSAIAFMIPLVLMGPIVAGVGRGVAASTGFLPELAGTLSWTPLGAAWSLGGDVASGRPAAAAIKFLIAVATLAVLAWCWRLLLERALVTPPYAGSGSRKGGKIGLFGLLPATPAGAVTARSLTYWLRDPRYAGSLAVVPLLPILLVFQGSQSGNYGSLAFAAPLAAFLLAWSISADVSYDNTAFALHLATGVRGVADRLGRALACLALALPVVLMFAVGQCFFTGGWAELPGQVGLSLGILFTGLGLSSVVSARYTVAVPLPGDSPFKKPPGNVGQTLAVQFAGMGILGLLVLPEVGLIIAQLVTGNPLFGWINLAVGPILGLALFVTGVRLGGKWLDARGPELLAQLTINR; this is encoded by the coding sequence ATGGTTGCGCACCTTCTGAGGCTGAAGCTGACCCTGCTCCGCAACGGCCTTCGCCGCGGCCCCATGCAGCTCGTGGGCCTGGCCATCGGCGGGCTCTACGCGCTGGGAATCGTGGGTGCGCTCGTCGTGGCGCTGGTCCTGCTGCGCCGCGCCGACCCGGAGCTGGCCCACACGGCAGTGGTGCTGGGCGGTTCGGCGGCCCTCCTGGGCTGGGGGATCATCCCGGTCGCCGTGGCCGCCGTGGACATGACCCTGGATCCTGCACGGTTCACCACCTTCGCGGTGCCCATGCGCCAGCTGCTCACCGGCCTGGCACTTGGCGGGCTGATCGGCATTCCCGGACTGGCCACTGGGCTCGTGTCTCTCGCTACCGTATGGACCTTCTCCCGCGGACCTTTCGCCACCGTTGCCGCGCTGGCGGGTGCCGCCATCGGCGTCCTGAGCTGCATTGTCCTGTCCAAGGTGGTCACCACGGGAACCGCCAGCCTCGCGTCGTCGCGCCGCTTCAAAGACGTCAGCGCCATTGCGTTCATGATCCCGCTGGTCCTGATGGGCCCCATCGTGGCCGGCGTCGGCAGGGGAGTTGCTGCTTCAACGGGCTTCCTGCCCGAGCTGGCCGGCACCCTGTCCTGGACGCCCCTGGGGGCCGCGTGGTCCCTCGGCGGGGACGTTGCGTCCGGACGCCCGGCGGCGGCAGCGATCAAATTCCTTATCGCGGTGGCCACACTCGCTGTCCTGGCCTGGTGCTGGAGGCTCCTCCTCGAACGGGCCCTGGTCACCCCGCCCTACGCCGGAAGCGGGAGCCGCAAGGGCGGGAAGATCGGCCTGTTCGGCCTACTGCCGGCCACTCCGGCCGGCGCCGTGACCGCGCGGTCGCTCACGTACTGGCTGCGCGATCCCCGCTATGCGGGTTCGCTGGCGGTGGTCCCGCTGCTGCCCATCTTGCTGGTGTTCCAGGGCAGCCAGTCCGGAAACTACGGGTCCCTGGCGTTCGCGGCACCCCTGGCAGCGTTCCTGCTGGCCTGGTCTATATCGGCGGACGTCTCCTACGACAACACGGCCTTCGCCCTGCACCTGGCGACCGGCGTGCGAGGGGTCGCTGACCGCCTTGGACGCGCGTTGGCCTGCCTTGCCCTGGCTCTGCCGGTGGTACTGATGTTCGCGGTGGGCCAATGTTTCTTTACCGGCGGCTGGGCGGAACTGCCCGGCCAGGTCGGCCTGAGCCTGGGCATACTCTTCACCGGGCTGGGCCTGTCCTCAGTGGTGTCGGCCCGCTACACCGTGGCCGTCCCGCTGCCGGGGGACAGCCCGTTCAAGAAACCGCCGGGCAACGTGGGGCAGACCCTGGCTGTCCAGTTCGCCGGCATGGGCATCCTGGGCCTGCTGGTCCTGCCCGAGGTGGGCCTGATCATCGCCCAACTTGTCACAGGGAATCCGCTCTTTGGGTGGATCAACCTGGCCGTCGGCCCGATACTGGGACTGGCACTGTTTGTGACCGGCGTCCGGCTGGGCGGAAAGTGGCTTGACGCGCGCGGACCGGAACTGCTCGCCCAGCTGACCATCAACCGCTGA
- a CDS encoding ABC transporter ATP-binding protein, giving the protein MTAPHPDPHSDPVAHTGPFPALSIRGLAKRFGGKIAVDGISLDVPAGSFFGIVGPNGAGKTTTLSMATGLLRPDFGTAIVHGVDVWARPLEAKKLMGILPDGVRLFDRLTGEQLVTYAGLLRGMDKDVVASRVGELLSALDLTQDAGTLVVDYSAGMTKKIALASALIHAPRLLVLDEPFESVDPVSAANIRSILDSYVASGGTVIVSSHVMDLVQRMCDHVAVVAGGRLLAAGTVDEVRGSASLDERFVQLVGGRSHTEGLEWLRTF; this is encoded by the coding sequence ATGACTGCTCCGCATCCCGATCCCCACTCTGATCCGGTGGCGCACACCGGGCCTTTTCCTGCCCTGTCCATCCGTGGGCTCGCCAAGCGTTTCGGCGGAAAAATCGCCGTGGACGGGATCAGTCTGGACGTCCCGGCGGGATCATTCTTTGGCATCGTTGGCCCCAACGGCGCCGGCAAGACCACCACGTTGTCCATGGCCACCGGCTTGCTGCGGCCGGACTTCGGCACAGCCATTGTCCACGGCGTGGACGTCTGGGCCCGGCCGCTGGAGGCCAAGAAACTGATGGGCATCCTTCCGGACGGTGTCCGCCTCTTTGACCGGCTCACCGGCGAACAGCTGGTTACGTACGCGGGACTGCTGCGTGGCATGGACAAAGACGTGGTGGCGTCCCGTGTGGGCGAGCTGTTGTCGGCCCTGGACCTCACCCAGGACGCCGGGACCCTCGTGGTGGACTATTCGGCCGGCATGACAAAAAAGATCGCCCTCGCGTCGGCACTGATCCACGCCCCGCGGCTGCTGGTGCTTGATGAACCCTTTGAATCCGTGGACCCTGTCTCGGCGGCCAACATCCGGTCCATCCTGGACAGTTATGTGGCCTCCGGCGGGACGGTGATCGTCTCAAGCCACGTCATGGACCTCGTCCAGCGGATGTGCGACCATGTCGCCGTGGTGGCGGGCGGCAGGCTGCTGGCTGCGGGAACAGTTGATGAAGTGCGCGGCAGTGCCTCCCTGGATGAACGCTTCGTCCAGTTGGTGGGCGGACGCAGCCACACGGAGGGGCTGGAATGGTTGCGCACCTTCTGA
- a CDS encoding NADH:flavin oxidoreductase/NADH oxidase: MPALFQPLKLRSLELTHRGWVSPMCQYSCGPDGAPGVPNDWHLMHLGSFAAGGAALILTEAAAVNAAGRISPRDAGLYNDEQAEAWQRITSFVHRHGAAEAKIGAQLAHAGRKASTYWPFAGQRGSVPGSDGGWPTVGPSGLAFDGYAAPAAMTEAQIREVIADFAAAAVRAVDAGFDTVEIHGAHGYLLHQFQSPLINTRTDSWGGDEAGRNRLMLAVVDAVRNVIPESMPLLLRISATDWAPGGVEVQASVRLAAQAEAHGVDLIDVSSGGAVAHQDIKPGPGYQTGFSARIRREAGVPTGTVGLLTSAGQAEHAVATGQADGVFIARAALRDPHWWLRAAFELGHDLPWAPQYERAIPRHTF; the protein is encoded by the coding sequence GTGCCGGCCCTGTTCCAGCCGCTCAAGCTCCGTTCCCTGGAACTCACGCACCGCGGCTGGGTGTCACCCATGTGCCAGTACAGCTGCGGTCCCGACGGCGCCCCGGGGGTTCCGAACGACTGGCACCTGATGCATCTGGGCTCCTTCGCCGCGGGCGGCGCCGCGTTGATTCTCACCGAGGCGGCCGCCGTGAATGCGGCCGGCAGGATCAGCCCCCGCGACGCCGGGCTGTACAACGACGAACAGGCCGAGGCCTGGCAGCGGATCACCTCCTTTGTGCACCGGCACGGTGCGGCTGAAGCGAAGATCGGCGCCCAGCTTGCCCACGCGGGCCGGAAAGCGTCCACATATTGGCCGTTCGCCGGGCAGCGGGGGAGCGTCCCGGGGTCCGACGGCGGCTGGCCCACGGTGGGTCCATCAGGGCTTGCCTTCGACGGCTATGCCGCACCGGCCGCGATGACCGAGGCACAGATCCGGGAGGTCATTGCCGATTTCGCGGCCGCCGCAGTGCGTGCCGTGGACGCCGGCTTCGACACCGTGGAGATCCATGGCGCGCACGGCTACCTCCTGCACCAGTTCCAAAGCCCGCTGATCAATACCCGGACCGATTCCTGGGGCGGGGACGAGGCCGGCCGGAACCGGCTGATGCTCGCCGTCGTTGATGCGGTCCGCAATGTCATCCCCGAATCCATGCCCCTGCTGCTGAGGATTTCGGCCACCGACTGGGCGCCCGGCGGCGTCGAAGTCCAGGCTTCGGTCCGGCTGGCCGCCCAGGCGGAGGCGCACGGGGTGGACCTCATTGACGTCTCCAGCGGCGGGGCCGTGGCCCACCAGGACATCAAGCCGGGTCCGGGCTATCAAACGGGGTTTTCCGCACGCATCCGCCGGGAAGCCGGGGTTCCCACGGGCACCGTGGGCCTCCTGACTTCCGCAGGCCAGGCCGAACATGCCGTGGCCACCGGGCAGGCCGACGGCGTGTTTATAGCCCGGGCCGCGCTCCGGGATCCGCACTGGTGGCTCCGGGCGGCGTTTGAACTGGGGCACGACCTCCCGTGGGCACCGCAGTACGAACGGGCCATCCCGCGGCATACGTTCTAG
- a CDS encoding tetratricopeptide repeat protein: protein MSSPASRPVPPAAASLLNLRGAVDLSSLKQRQAPPAAPGNPPVPGDAGDSEGADAVAHDGAAAPLRVTVTEGNFQELVELSAQVPVVFALWAAYSPESAAMLDSLERVINSYGGRLVLGAADIEAFPQLAQAFQVQAVPTAVAVLKGQPVPLFQGGAEEDQIRPLLDELLKVAAANGVTGSLGGGGAPPETEPAPLPPLHQAAFDAIEAGDYEAAAVAYRQALLEMPADAEAKAGLAQVELMARIQPLSAGDSDALRTLAANEPDNLAAQLGVADLDVSGGHVEDALNRVITFIGRNFGPERETARVRLLELFDVVGTSDPRVAKARQGLARVLF, encoded by the coding sequence ATGAGTTCGCCAGCTTCCCGCCCAGTCCCTCCAGCCGCTGCCAGCCTGCTTAACCTGCGTGGCGCCGTCGACCTTTCATCCTTGAAACAGCGCCAGGCGCCTCCCGCAGCTCCCGGCAATCCGCCGGTTCCCGGGGATGCCGGTGACAGTGAAGGAGCAGATGCGGTAGCGCACGACGGCGCCGCGGCGCCGCTGCGGGTCACTGTCACTGAAGGCAACTTCCAGGAACTCGTGGAGCTTTCCGCCCAGGTGCCCGTGGTCTTCGCGCTGTGGGCGGCCTACTCGCCGGAATCCGCCGCGATGCTTGACTCGCTGGAGCGGGTCATCAACAGCTACGGCGGCCGCCTGGTATTAGGGGCGGCGGACATCGAAGCCTTCCCGCAGCTGGCACAGGCCTTCCAGGTCCAGGCCGTCCCCACTGCCGTCGCCGTCCTCAAGGGCCAGCCCGTTCCGCTCTTCCAGGGCGGCGCCGAGGAAGACCAGATCCGGCCCCTCCTGGATGAGCTGCTGAAAGTGGCGGCCGCCAACGGTGTCACGGGCAGCCTCGGCGGGGGCGGTGCGCCGCCGGAAACGGAACCGGCACCCCTCCCGCCGCTGCACCAGGCCGCCTTCGACGCCATTGAAGCGGGCGACTACGAGGCAGCAGCCGTGGCCTACCGCCAGGCCTTGCTGGAAATGCCCGCCGACGCGGAGGCCAAGGCCGGCCTGGCCCAGGTGGAGCTGATGGCCCGGATTCAGCCGCTCTCCGCCGGGGACTCTGACGCATTGCGCACGCTTGCCGCCAACGAACCTGACAACCTGGCCGCCCAGCTGGGCGTCGCGGACCTGGACGTGTCCGGCGGCCACGTGGAGGACGCGCTGAACCGAGTGATCACCTTCATCGGCCGGAACTTCGGCCCGGAACGGGAGACCGCCCGCGTACGGCTCCTGGAGCTCTTTGACGTGGTGGGCACGTCCGACCCCCGGGTGGCCAAGGCGCGCCAAGGACTCGCCAGGGTCCTGTTCTAG